CGTTATTGAACTCTCCCGCTGAATACAAAGCAGACATTGTTGTCGGTGAAGGTCAATCTCTGGGAAATTTTCAGAGTTTTGGAGGTCCTCTGTTCGGATTCCTGGCAACCAGTCTTTCTCTTGCCCGAACTATGCCCGGAAGAATTGTCGGAGCATCCCTCGATTCTGATGGAAATAAAGCGTATTGCTTAACTTTGCAGGCAAGAGAACAACATATTCGTCGGGTAAAAGCTACTTCCAATATCTGTTCAAATCAAGCCTTGTGTAATCTGGCAGCAACTGTGTATATGTGCTTGATGGGGAAACAGGGCTTGAAAGAGGTTTCGGAACAATCAACCACCAAAGCCCACTATCTTGCGGAAAAGATCTGTAAGGTCGATGGATTTTCCATGGCTTTTGATGCTCCTTTTTTCAAAGAATTTGCTATCAAAACTCCAATTCCTGCAAGCAAGATTATACAAAAATTAAAGCACAAAAATATTTTTGCCGGTATCAATATGAAACAATTCGGTTATGAAAATATGCTTTTGGTCGCAGTTACCGAGAAGAAAAGGAAATGCGATTTGGATGGATTTGTAAATTCATTGAAGGAGGTGTCCAATGTCTAAAACAATATTTGAAAAAAATTCCAGCGGACGGAAAGGATACACTTTACCGAAAAGCGATGTAAATCTAAAATTGGAGGATTGTGTTCCTCAAAATTATTTAAGAAAAGAAGAAGCAAAACTTCCGGAAGTCAGTGAACTCGATGTAATGCGACATTTTTTAGAACTTTCGCAAAAAAATCACTGCATTGAGAAAGGATTTTATCCGCTCGGTTCATGCACTATGAAATATAATCCTCAAGTAAATGAGGTTTTAGTTAGAAACAAGGGGATTTTAAACCTTCATCCGTTTCAAGATGAAGATACAGTCCAGGGAGCATTACGGATTTTGTTTGATTTGCAGCAGGATTTAGCAGAAATTTCCGGATTCTCCAATGTCACCTTGCAGCCTGTTGCCGGAGCTCATGGTGAATTTACCGGACTGAAAATAATGCGAGCTTATCATGAAGCGAAAGGAAATTCTCATAAGAAAAAGATCATTCTTCCTGATTCAGCTCATGGAACTAATCCAGCCAGCGTTTCTCTGGTCGGATATAAAATGGTGGAGATCAAATCCAATGAAAAGGGAATGGTCGATATCGAAGATCTGAAGGCACATATTGATGATAAAGTTGCCGGATTTATGCTCACGAATCCAAATACTCTCGGAATTTTTGAAACGCAGATCGAGGAAATTGCTAAACTTGTTCACAGTGTTGACGGTTTGATGTATATGGATGGAGCGAATTTTAATGCTCTTATGGGATATATAAAACCCGGTGAAATAGGCTTCGATATTATGCACTATAATCTGCATAAAACATTCTCAACTCCGCATGGAGGAGGAGGTCCCGGTTCGGGACCAATCGGTGTTCGATCTGATTTAGCAAAATTCCTGCCAGTTCCGATGATTTCCAAAAACGGTAATAAATATTATTTTGATTATTCACATAAAGAAACTTCGATCGGAAAAGTTCATTCCTTTTTTGGAAATTTTGCGGTAAATGTCCGAGCTTATATATATCTGAAAATGCTGGGTTCGGAAGGTTTGAAAAGAGTTGCTGAAAATGCCTTGATCAATGCTAATTATGTGATGAAAAAACTGGAAAATCATTATTATATTCCTTATAAAGATATTTTCTGTATGCATGAGTTTGTTGCCAACAATAAGTGGCAGAAGGAAAAATCA
The Candidatus Cloacimonadota bacterium genome window above contains:
- a CDS encoding glycine dehydrogenase subunit 2 — protein: MSKTIFEKNSSGRKGYTLPKSDVNLKLEDCVPQNYLRKEEAKLPEVSELDVMRHFLELSQKNHCIEKGFYPLGSCTMKYNPQVNEVLVRNKGILNLHPFQDEDTVQGALRILFDLQQDLAEISGFSNVTLQPVAGAHGEFTGLKIMRAYHEAKGNSHKKKIILPDSAHGTNPASVSLVGYKMVEIKSNEKGMVDIEDLKAHIDDKVAGFMLTNPNTLGIFETQIEEIAKLVHSVDGLMYMDGANFNALMGYIKPGEIGFDIMHYNLHKTFSTPHGGGGPGSGPIGVRSDLAKFLPVPMISKNGNKYYFDYSHKETSIGKVHSFFGNFAVNVRAYIYLKMLGSEGLKRVAENALINANYVMKKLENHYYIPYKDIFCMHEFVANNKWQKEKSGVKTLDLAKRILDKGFHAPTIYFPLIVSEAMMIEPTETESKETLDEFIEAMIEIARESEDNPEILKNAPINTPVKRVDDTLAVRQLNVKFEM